A stretch of the Pseudomonas helvetica genome encodes the following:
- a CDS encoding ABC transporter ATP-binding protein yields MSEVDSSAGANDVLVSFRGVQKSYDGENLIVKDLNLEIRKGEFLTLLGPSGSGKTTSLMMLAGFETPTAGEILLAGRAINNVPPHKRDIGMVFQNYALFPHMTVAENLAFPLTVRGLNKSDVSDRVKRVLSMVQLDAFAQRYPAQLSGGQQQRVALARALVFEPQLVLMDEPLGALDKQLREHMQMEIKHLHQRLGVTVVYVTHDQGEALTMSDRVAVFHQGEIQQIAPPRELYEKPKNTFVANFIGENNRLNGRLHSHTGDRCVVELGRGEKVEALAVNVGKTGEPVTLSIRPERVSLNGSSESCVNRFSGRVAEFIYLGDHVRVRLEVCGKTDFFVKQPIAELDPALAVGDVVPLGWQVEHVRALDPLLEAN; encoded by the coding sequence ATGAGCGAGGTCGATTCAAGCGCTGGAGCGAATGATGTTCTGGTCAGCTTTCGTGGAGTGCAAAAGAGCTACGACGGCGAGAACCTGATCGTCAAAGACCTCAACCTGGAGATTCGCAAAGGCGAATTCCTCACCTTGCTCGGGCCGTCCGGCTCCGGCAAGACCACCAGTCTGATGATGCTCGCCGGTTTCGAAACGCCGACTGCCGGCGAAATCCTGCTGGCCGGACGTGCGATCAACAACGTGCCGCCGCACAAGCGCGACATCGGCATGGTGTTCCAGAACTATGCATTGTTCCCGCACATGACCGTGGCCGAGAATCTCGCGTTCCCGCTGACCGTTCGTGGCCTGAACAAAAGCGACGTCAGTGACCGGGTCAAGCGCGTGCTGAGCATGGTTCAGCTCGATGCGTTCGCCCAGCGTTATCCGGCGCAACTTTCCGGTGGTCAGCAACAGCGTGTGGCCTTGGCCCGGGCGCTGGTGTTCGAGCCGCAACTGGTGCTGATGGACGAACCGCTGGGTGCACTGGATAAACAGCTGCGTGAACACATGCAGATGGAGATCAAGCACCTGCACCAGCGCCTCGGCGTGACCGTGGTCTACGTGACCCACGACCAGGGTGAAGCTCTGACCATGTCCGATCGCGTGGCGGTCTTCCATCAAGGCGAAATCCAGCAGATCGCGCCACCGCGCGAACTCTATGAAAAGCCGAAAAATACCTTCGTCGCCAACTTTATCGGCGAAAACAACCGTCTCAACGGCCGTTTGCACAGCCACACCGGCGACCGCTGCGTGGTTGAGCTGGGGCGTGGTGAAAAGGTCGAGGCGCTGGCGGTGAATGTCGGCAAGACCGGCGAGCCAGTGACGCTGTCCATTCGTCCGGAGCGCGTGAGCCTTAACGGTTCCAGCGAATCGTGCGTCAACCGCTTCTCGGGAAGGGTGGCGGAATTCATCTATCTGGGCGACCACGTCCGTGTTCGCCTGGAAGTCTGCGGCAAGACCGACTTCTTCGTGAAACAGCCGATCGCCGAGCTCGATCCGGCGCTGGCGGTCGGAGACGTGGTACCGCTTGGCTGGCAGGTCGAACACGTTCGCGCGCTCGACCCACTTCTAGAGGCGAACTGA
- a CDS encoding response regulator transcription factor, whose protein sequence is MIRVLVAEDHTIVREGIKQLIGLAKDLLVVGEASNGEQLLETLRHIPCEVVLLDISMPGVNGLEAIPRIRALNNPPAILVLSMHDEAQMAARALKVGAAGYATKDSDPALLLTAIRKVAAGGRYIDPELADRMVFEVGLTDSRPLHSLLSEREFSVFERLAQGANVNEIAQQLALSSKTISTHKARLMQKLNITSLAELVKYAMEHKLL, encoded by the coding sequence GTGATCCGTGTACTGGTAGCCGAAGACCACACCATCGTCCGTGAAGGCATCAAACAGTTGATCGGCCTCGCCAAGGATTTGCTGGTGGTGGGGGAGGCGAGCAATGGCGAGCAACTGCTCGAGACCTTGCGCCACATTCCCTGCGAGGTGGTGTTGCTGGATATCTCCATGCCCGGGGTTAACGGGCTGGAGGCGATTCCGCGGATTCGCGCACTGAACAATCCGCCAGCGATCCTGGTGCTGTCGATGCACGACGAGGCGCAAATGGCGGCTCGTGCACTGAAGGTCGGCGCTGCCGGTTATGCCACCAAGGACAGCGATCCGGCGTTGCTGCTGACGGCGATTCGCAAGGTCGCGGCAGGCGGGCGTTACATCGATCCGGAACTGGCGGACCGAATGGTTTTCGAGGTCGGCCTGACGGATTCGCGGCCGCTGCATTCATTGCTCTCGGAGCGCGAGTTTTCGGTGTTCGAGCGCTTGGCCCAGGGTGCCAACGTCAATGAGATCGCCCAGCAACTGGCGTTGAGCAGCAAAACCATCAGCACCCACAAGGCGCGGCTGATGCAGAAACTCAACATCACCTCCCTCGCCGAACTGGTGAAGTACGCGATGGAGCACAAGCTCCTCTGA